One genomic segment of Amycolatopsis sp. Hca4 includes these proteins:
- a CDS encoding DUF3592 domain-containing protein yields MTGRRGWLVLIVAAVLVFLFFGAGTAYSLLTPDYAFADGELLGEAAILTGSLALAAFGARRLRAPDVRLRDQVPDFGAWLPGREGSHGEGRVDLDAQTARLRRTALVATAIAGAWALLFASGLAAVIAADRAAADLLATGVHAEGTVLSVEEPARGAPTMWVRYHTPGASWTEEIVRDSGRGYHEGETVTVVYDPADPAHVRTTLEANGSQVVGWFAATALVAGFLALPLAASAAWGWWRRARAVAETGWRIATVTVVPHVRRGQWIEAAYRDGSGIELRCVPSLHRPSELARRRAWVGGWGRQMVVLFPYGPDKPGPQHVPVLAAGLRA; encoded by the coding sequence GTGACCGGGCGGCGGGGGTGGCTCGTGCTGATCGTGGCCGCGGTGCTCGTCTTCCTGTTCTTCGGCGCGGGCACGGCGTACTCGCTGCTGACCCCGGACTACGCCTTCGCCGACGGCGAACTCCTCGGCGAGGCCGCCATCCTGACCGGTTCCCTGGCGCTCGCCGCGTTCGGCGCCCGGCGCCTGCGCGCACCCGACGTGCGGCTGCGCGACCAGGTGCCGGACTTCGGCGCCTGGCTGCCCGGGCGCGAGGGCTCCCACGGCGAAGGCCGCGTCGACCTCGACGCCCAGACCGCGCGCCTGCGCCGGACCGCCCTGGTGGCCACGGCGATCGCGGGCGCCTGGGCGCTGCTGTTCGCGAGCGGCCTCGCCGCCGTGATCGCCGCCGACCGCGCGGCGGCGGACCTGCTGGCCACCGGCGTCCACGCCGAGGGCACGGTGCTGTCGGTCGAGGAGCCCGCCCGGGGCGCGCCGACGATGTGGGTGCGCTACCACACACCGGGCGCGTCCTGGACCGAGGAAATCGTCCGCGATTCCGGGCGCGGCTACCACGAGGGCGAGACGGTGACCGTGGTCTACGACCCGGCCGACCCGGCGCACGTTCGCACCACCCTCGAAGCCAACGGGAGCCAGGTCGTCGGGTGGTTCGCCGCCACGGCTCTGGTGGCCGGGTTCCTCGCCCTGCCGCTCGCGGCGAGTGCGGCGTGGGGCTGGTGGCGCCGGGCCCGCGCGGTCGCGGAGACGGGGTGGCGGATCGCGACGGTGACGGTCGTGCCGCACGTCCGGCGCGGGCAGTGGATCGAGGCCGCCTACCGCGACGGCAGCGGGATCGAGCTGCGCTGCGTCCCGTCCCTGCACCGCCCAAGCGAACTGGCCCGCCGCCGCGCGTGGGTCGGCGGCTGGGGACGGCAGATGGTGGTCCTGTTCCCGTACGGGCCGGACAAGCCGGGGCCGCAGCACGTCCCGGTGCTCGCGGCCGGACTCCGGGCCTAG
- a CDS encoding TetR family transcriptional regulator, with the protein MSTTGNTETNARRRGRRPAGQDTRTALVEAARAVFAETGYDGATVRAIATRAGVDAAMVNHWFGSKEGLFAQAVLELPFDPVELQKALRQGPDDELGERIVRTFITRWDSAGGGQFVALIRSITGHEQAGHVLRDFFQRFFSALITSIDSDRIPLRMNLCATQMVGLGMVRYVAKFEPVTTEDVEVLVRAIAPTLQRYLTGDIG; encoded by the coding sequence GTGAGCACCACCGGGAACACCGAGACTAACGCCCGCCGCCGCGGCCGGCGGCCGGCCGGCCAGGACACCCGCACGGCGCTGGTCGAAGCAGCACGGGCCGTGTTCGCCGAGACCGGCTACGACGGTGCGACCGTGCGGGCGATCGCCACCCGCGCCGGCGTCGACGCGGCGATGGTCAACCACTGGTTCGGCAGCAAGGAGGGCCTGTTCGCGCAGGCGGTCCTCGAGCTGCCGTTCGACCCCGTGGAGCTGCAGAAGGCGCTGCGCCAGGGCCCGGACGACGAGCTCGGCGAGCGGATCGTCCGCACGTTCATCACCCGCTGGGACAGCGCGGGCGGCGGCCAGTTCGTGGCGCTCATCCGCAGCATCACCGGCCACGAGCAGGCCGGCCACGTCCTGCGCGACTTCTTCCAGCGCTTCTTCAGCGCCCTGATCACCTCGATCGACTCGGACCGCATCCCGCTGCGGATGAACCTGTGCGCGACGCAGATGGTGGGCCTGGGCATGGTCCGGTACGTGGCGAAGTTCGAGCCGGTCACCACCGAGGACGTCGAGGTGCTCGTCCGGGCGATCGCGCCGACCCTGCAGCGTTATCTGACCGGGGACATCGGCTAG
- a CDS encoding anthranilate synthase component I, with the protein MVSASAGSAGPGTVSPSREDFRVLAESRRVIPVVRRVLADGETPIGVYRKLAADRPGTFLFESAENGASWTRWSFIGVRSPAALTVRDGEAVWTGTPPVGLPSEGNPLQVLRETIEALHTEPPPGLPPLTGGMVGYIGYDAVRWLEKLPELAERDLDVPELTMLLATDLAAFDHHEGTVTLIANAVNWDDSPERVDAAYDDAVARLGAMTEQLQVPAPATVAAFDRPAPEFTRKRSKEDFHAAVEKAVEAIKAGEAFQIVPSQRFEIPTAADALDIYRVLRTSNPSPYMYLLRLEGFDIVGSSPESLVTVRDGKATTHPIAGTRWRGADPEEDAQLAKDLLADEKERAEHLMLVDLGRNDLGKVCKPGTVRVVDFFQIERYSHVMHIVSTVTGELAEGKTAFDAVTACFPAGTLSGAPKVRAMQLIEELEPVRRALYGGVVGYLDFAGDADTAIAIRTALVKDGIAHVQAGGGVVADSVPDYEDTESLNKARTVLSAVAAAQTMVAAGALDPAADAAHV; encoded by the coding sequence ATGGTCAGCGCATCCGCCGGTTCGGCCGGTCCCGGCACGGTCAGCCCGTCCCGCGAGGACTTCCGCGTCCTCGCCGAGAGCCGCCGCGTGATCCCGGTCGTGCGCCGGGTCCTCGCCGACGGCGAGACGCCGATCGGGGTGTACCGCAAGCTCGCCGCCGACCGGCCCGGCACGTTCCTGTTCGAGTCCGCCGAGAACGGCGCGTCCTGGACCCGCTGGTCGTTCATCGGCGTCCGCAGCCCGGCCGCGCTCACCGTGCGCGACGGCGAAGCGGTCTGGACCGGCACCCCGCCGGTCGGCCTGCCGTCCGAAGGCAACCCGCTGCAGGTCCTGCGCGAGACCATCGAGGCCCTGCACACCGAGCCGCCGCCCGGGCTGCCGCCGCTGACCGGCGGCATGGTGGGCTACATCGGCTACGACGCCGTCCGCTGGCTGGAAAAGCTGCCCGAGCTGGCCGAGCGCGACCTCGACGTGCCCGAGCTGACCATGCTCCTGGCCACCGACCTGGCCGCCTTCGACCACCACGAGGGCACGGTCACGCTCATCGCGAACGCCGTCAACTGGGACGACTCGCCCGAGCGCGTGGACGCGGCCTACGACGACGCCGTCGCCCGGCTCGGCGCGATGACCGAGCAGCTGCAGGTGCCCGCGCCCGCCACCGTCGCCGCGTTCGACCGGCCCGCGCCCGAGTTCACCCGGAAGCGGTCCAAGGAAGACTTCCACGCGGCCGTGGAGAAGGCCGTCGAAGCGATCAAGGCCGGCGAAGCGTTCCAGATCGTGCCGTCGCAACGGTTCGAGATCCCGACCGCGGCCGACGCGCTCGACATCTACCGCGTGCTGCGGACGTCCAACCCGAGCCCGTACATGTACCTGCTGCGGCTGGAGGGCTTCGACATCGTCGGCTCCAGCCCCGAATCCCTGGTCACCGTGCGGGACGGCAAGGCGACCACGCACCCGATCGCGGGCACCCGCTGGCGCGGCGCCGACCCGGAGGAGGACGCGCAGCTGGCCAAGGACCTGCTGGCCGACGAGAAGGAGCGCGCCGAGCACCTGATGCTCGTCGACCTCGGCCGCAACGACCTCGGCAAGGTCTGCAAGCCCGGCACCGTGCGCGTCGTCGACTTCTTCCAGATCGAGCGCTACAGCCACGTCATGCACATCGTGTCCACCGTCACCGGCGAGCTGGCCGAGGGCAAGACGGCGTTCGACGCGGTCACCGCGTGCTTCCCGGCCGGGACGCTGTCCGGCGCGCCGAAGGTCCGCGCGATGCAGCTGATCGAGGAGCTGGAGCCGGTCCGCCGCGCGCTGTACGGCGGCGTCGTCGGCTACCTCGACTTCGCCGGGGACGCCGACACCGCGATCGCGATCCGCACCGCGCTGGTCAAGGACGGCATCGCGCACGTGCAGGCCGGGGGCGGGGTGGTCGCCGACTCGGTGCCGGACTACGAGGACACCGAATCGCTGAACAAGGCCAGGACCGTGCTCTCGGCGGTGGCCGCGGCCCAGACGATGGTGGCGGCGGGTGCCCTGGACCCGGCCGCGGACGCGGCCCATGTCTGA
- a CDS encoding Trp biosynthesis-associated membrane protein, producing the protein MIVLALLLGAAALWGASRLTWYAEFRDGGVRGTVLYRESGEQRASALVPLALLALAGVAGLVATGGWARRVLGVVLALAGVAAVWSGVAGARFSGYADGLPVTQMLLGRGLAVLGGILVAAGGLAAVKGAARATRLGAKYAAPATRKKVRDPDAELWEALSEGEDPTDVRGRHSE; encoded by the coding sequence ATGATCGTGCTCGCGCTGCTGCTCGGCGCGGCCGCGCTGTGGGGTGCGTCACGGCTGACCTGGTACGCCGAGTTCCGCGACGGCGGCGTGCGGGGCACGGTCCTCTACCGCGAGTCCGGCGAGCAGCGGGCGAGCGCGCTCGTGCCGCTCGCGCTGCTGGCACTGGCCGGCGTGGCCGGGCTGGTGGCCACCGGCGGCTGGGCGCGGCGCGTGCTGGGCGTCGTGCTGGCACTGGCCGGCGTGGCGGCGGTCTGGAGCGGCGTCGCCGGTGCCCGGTTCTCCGGCTACGCCGACGGGCTGCCGGTCACCCAGATGCTGCTCGGGCGCGGTCTCGCCGTGCTCGGGGGAATTCTCGTGGCCGCCGGCGGGTTGGCCGCTGTCAAGGGCGCGGCCCGGGCCACCCGGCTCGGGGCGAAGTACGCGGCTCCGGCGACCCGGAAAAAGGTCCGTGACCCGGACGCCGAGCTGTGGGAGGCGCTGTCCGAGGGTGAAGACCCCACGGACGTCCGGGGCAGGCATTCGGAGTAA
- the trpC gene encoding indole-3-glycerol phosphate synthase TrpC, which produces MSVLEDIVAGVREDLAVRESALPFDELKIRAAAAPAPRDVMSALRESGIGVIAEVKRRSPSKGELADIPDPAALAKDYEAGGARVISVLTEQRRFGGSLADLDAVRAAVDIPILRKDFVVSPYQVHEARLHGADMVLLIVAALEQNALVALLDRVESLGMTALVEIHNAEEADRALEAGAKVIGVNARNLHTLEVDRDVFSRLAPGLPMDVYKVAESGVRGPGDLMSYAGHGADAVLVGEGLVASGDPKGALVKLVTAGSHPACPRPSR; this is translated from the coding sequence GTGAGCGTGCTCGAAGACATCGTCGCCGGCGTGCGGGAAGATCTCGCCGTGCGGGAATCCGCGCTGCCGTTCGACGAACTGAAGATCCGCGCGGCCGCCGCCCCGGCGCCCCGCGACGTCATGTCCGCCCTGCGCGAGTCCGGCATCGGCGTCATCGCCGAAGTCAAGCGGCGCAGCCCCTCGAAGGGTGAGCTGGCCGACATCCCCGACCCGGCCGCGCTGGCGAAGGACTACGAAGCCGGCGGGGCGCGCGTGATCAGCGTGCTCACCGAGCAGCGCCGCTTCGGCGGTTCCCTGGCCGACCTGGACGCGGTCCGCGCCGCGGTGGACATCCCCATCCTGCGCAAGGACTTCGTCGTCAGCCCCTACCAGGTGCACGAGGCCCGCCTGCACGGCGCCGACATGGTGCTGCTGATCGTCGCCGCGCTGGAGCAGAACGCGCTCGTCGCCCTGCTCGACCGCGTCGAGTCGCTCGGCATGACCGCCCTGGTGGAGATCCACAACGCCGAGGAAGCCGACCGGGCCCTCGAGGCGGGCGCCAAGGTCATCGGCGTCAACGCGCGCAACCTGCACACCCTCGAGGTGGACCGGGACGTCTTCTCGCGGCTGGCCCCCGGCCTGCCGATGGACGTCTACAAGGTCGCCGAGTCCGGCGTCCGCGGCCCGGGCGACCTGATGTCGTACGCCGGCCACGGCGCCGACGCGGTGCTGGTCGGCGAGGGTCTCGTCGCGTCCGGCGACCCGAAGGGCGCCCTGGTCAAGCTGGTCACCGCCGGTTCCCACCCCGCCTGCCCGAGGCCGTCCCGGTGA
- the trpB gene encoding tryptophan synthase subunit beta, translating to MPEAVPVTAEHDKHDPDERGYYGPYGGRFMPEALIGVVDEVATEYDKARHDPEFLNEFNRLLREYAGRPSLLTEAKRFGEHAGGARVFLKREDLNHTGSHKINNVLGQALLTKRMGKKRVIAETGAGQHGVATATACALLDLDCVVYMGEVDTERQALNVARMRLLGAEVIPVKTGSRTLKDAINEALRDWVTNADTTHYLFGTAAGPAPFPTMVRNFHHVIGTEAREQILEQAGRLPDVVAACVGGGSNAIGIFSGFYDDPSVRLVGLEPGGEGIEGTRHGATLTKGTPGNLHGAMTYLLQDEDGQTVESHSISAGLDYPGVGPEHAWLKDTGRAEYRPVTDAEAMDAFKLLSRTEGIIPAIESAHALAGALVLGRELGPDGLIVVNLSGRGDKDMDTAAKWFGLVNE from the coding sequence CTGCCCGAGGCCGTCCCGGTGACCGCTGAGCACGACAAGCACGACCCGGACGAGCGGGGCTACTACGGCCCGTACGGCGGGCGGTTCATGCCGGAGGCGCTGATCGGCGTCGTCGACGAGGTCGCCACCGAGTACGACAAGGCCCGCCACGACCCGGAGTTCCTGAACGAGTTCAACCGGCTGCTGCGCGAGTACGCGGGCCGCCCGTCGCTGCTGACCGAGGCCAAGCGCTTCGGCGAGCACGCCGGGGGTGCGCGGGTGTTCCTCAAGCGCGAGGACCTCAACCACACCGGCTCCCACAAGATCAACAACGTGCTGGGCCAGGCGCTGCTCACCAAGCGGATGGGCAAGAAGCGCGTGATCGCCGAGACCGGCGCTGGCCAGCACGGCGTCGCGACGGCCACCGCGTGCGCGCTGCTCGACCTCGACTGCGTCGTCTACATGGGCGAGGTCGACACCGAGCGCCAGGCGCTGAACGTGGCCCGGATGCGGCTGCTCGGCGCCGAGGTGATCCCGGTCAAGACCGGCTCGCGGACGCTGAAGGACGCGATCAACGAGGCGCTGCGCGACTGGGTCACCAACGCCGACACCACGCACTACCTGTTCGGCACGGCCGCCGGGCCGGCGCCGTTCCCGACGATGGTGCGCAACTTCCACCACGTCATCGGCACCGAGGCCCGTGAGCAGATCCTGGAGCAGGCCGGGCGCCTGCCGGACGTCGTCGCGGCCTGCGTCGGCGGCGGATCGAACGCGATCGGCATCTTCTCGGGCTTCTACGACGACCCGTCGGTGCGGCTGGTCGGCCTGGAGCCGGGCGGCGAGGGCATCGAGGGCACCCGCCACGGCGCGACCCTGACCAAGGGCACGCCGGGCAACCTGCACGGCGCGATGACGTACCTGCTGCAGGACGAGGACGGCCAGACGGTCGAGTCGCACTCGATCTCGGCCGGCCTGGACTACCCGGGCGTCGGCCCGGAGCACGCGTGGCTGAAGGACACCGGCCGCGCCGAGTACCGCCCGGTCACCGACGCCGAGGCGATGGACGCGTTCAAGCTGCTGTCCCGCACCGAGGGCATCATCCCGGCGATCGAGTCGGCGCACGCGCTGGCCGGCGCGCTGGTGCTGGGCCGCGAGCTGGGGCCGGACGGGCTGATCGTGGTCAACCTGTCGGGCCGCGGCGACAAGGACATGGACACGGCGGCCAAGTGGTTCGGACTGGTGAACGAATGA
- the trpA gene encoding tryptophan synthase subunit alpha, whose product MSGLDDLFAATRAEGRGALIGYLPAGFPTVAGSKDLIAACVDGGADLIEVGVPYSDPVMDGPTIQAASVTALDNGFRLKHLFEVVESVSSRGGRAVVMTYWNPVNRYGVDRFARDLASAGGLGLITPDLIPDEAGLWMEASAAHGLDRTFLVAPSSSEERLALTAAASSGFIYATAVMGVTGARDQVGAGAEELVRRTRAHTSLPIGVGLGVRSGDQAAEVASFADAVIVGSALVTAAAEGAEGVRALSAELADGVRRAVATA is encoded by the coding sequence ATGAGCGGGCTGGACGACCTCTTCGCTGCCACGCGGGCGGAGGGCCGTGGCGCCCTGATCGGCTACCTCCCGGCCGGGTTCCCGACGGTGGCGGGGTCGAAGGACCTGATCGCGGCCTGCGTCGACGGCGGCGCGGACCTGATCGAGGTCGGCGTCCCGTATTCGGACCCGGTGATGGACGGCCCGACCATCCAGGCCGCGTCGGTGACCGCGCTGGACAACGGCTTCCGCCTCAAGCACCTGTTCGAGGTGGTCGAGTCGGTGTCGTCCCGCGGCGGCCGCGCGGTGGTGATGACGTACTGGAACCCGGTGAACCGCTACGGCGTGGACCGCTTCGCGCGCGACCTGGCGTCGGCGGGCGGGCTCGGCCTGATCACGCCGGACCTGATCCCGGACGAGGCCGGTCTGTGGATGGAGGCTTCGGCTGCGCACGGCCTGGACCGGACGTTCCTGGTGGCGCCATCGTCGTCGGAAGAGCGGCTCGCTTTGACGGCCGCTGCGTCGTCGGGGTTCATCTACGCGACCGCGGTGATGGGCGTGACTGGTGCTCGCGACCAGGTCGGCGCGGGTGCGGAGGAACTGGTCCGGCGCACGCGGGCGCACACATCGCTCCCGATCGGCGTGGGCCTGGGCGTGCGGTCGGGCGACCAGGCGGCCGAGGTGGCATCGTTCGCGGACGCGGTGATCGTGGGCTCGGCCCTGGTCACGGCGGCGGCGGAGGGTGCTGAGGGGGTTCGTGCGTTGTCGGCGGAGCTGGCGGACGGCGTGCGCCGGGCGGTTGCGACCGCTTAA
- a CDS encoding peptidoglycan recognition family protein: MGARPPADALTTLDHPANRILIHHIAGANSTDYSLAHAFQVARDDQHDHIDNNGWSDTGQHFTVSRGGYRLEGRHGSLDALRGRTTMIQGAHCPGQNTNAIGIENEGLYTSVEPPQPQWESLVVFCAYICRQYGIPVEEIKGHRDYYNTECPGDRLYAKLPQLRSEVAKALM, encoded by the coding sequence GTGGGTGCGCGGCCCCCGGCCGATGCGCTCACCACGCTCGACCACCCGGCCAACCGGATCCTCATCCACCACATCGCCGGCGCCAACAGCACCGACTACTCCCTCGCCCACGCCTTCCAGGTCGCCCGCGACGACCAGCACGACCACATCGACAACAACGGCTGGTCCGACACCGGCCAGCACTTCACCGTCAGCCGCGGCGGGTACCGGCTCGAAGGGCGGCACGGCAGCCTCGACGCGCTGCGCGGGCGGACCACCATGATCCAGGGCGCGCACTGCCCCGGGCAGAACACCAACGCCATCGGCATCGAAAACGAAGGCCTCTACACCAGCGTCGAGCCGCCCCAGCCGCAGTGGGAATCGCTCGTCGTCTTCTGCGCGTACATCTGCCGCCAGTACGGGATCCCCGTCGAGGAGATCAAGGGCCACCGCGACTACTACAACACCGAATGCCCCGGTGACAGGCTCTACGCCAAGCTCCCGCAGCTCCGGAGCGAAGTCGCGAAAGCGTTAATGTAG
- a CDS encoding glutamine synthetase family protein, with product MSQLDRAELAQQGALRADALRAAGVELVALTFVDNSGIARVKAVPVDRLWSAAAWGVGASNSFDFFLATDDIVGGTHSRGPVGDLRLHPDLGALVPLAAQPGWAWAPAWRYDQEGEPHPQDARALAATATARLADLGYQARTAFEIEWVITAADAPDDPRSATAGPAYGYARLSAQAGYLRKLVSTLAAQGIAVEQIHPEYAAGQFEVSVAAGDPVRAADVAVLTRETIRTVSEQYGLRASFTPKFAPDGVGNGGHVHLSVWDGDRNLCAGGDRRFGLTETAEAFGAGILSRLPALLAIGAPSVVSYLRLEPHHWAGVFRVWGLENREAPLRLVQGPAGQRDRAANFEVKCFDLTANPYLVVAALLFAGLAGVSARETLPEPVDVDPGTLPSASRLPTSLAEAVAAFEADAALTSAFGPELATTLVDVRRGELDRLGALPPDELCAVMRYLH from the coding sequence ATGAGCCAGCTCGATCGGGCAGAACTCGCGCAACAGGGCGCACTCCGTGCCGACGCGCTGCGCGCCGCCGGCGTCGAGCTGGTCGCGTTGACCTTCGTGGACAACAGCGGGATCGCGCGGGTGAAGGCGGTCCCGGTGGACCGGCTGTGGTCCGCGGCGGCGTGGGGCGTCGGCGCGTCGAACTCGTTCGACTTCTTCCTGGCCACCGACGACATCGTGGGCGGCACGCATTCGCGCGGCCCGGTCGGCGACCTGCGGCTGCACCCGGACCTCGGCGCGCTCGTGCCGCTGGCCGCGCAGCCGGGCTGGGCGTGGGCGCCGGCCTGGCGCTACGACCAGGAAGGCGAGCCGCACCCGCAGGACGCGCGGGCGCTGGCCGCGACCGCGACGGCCCGCCTCGCCGACCTCGGCTACCAAGCGCGGACGGCGTTCGAGATCGAGTGGGTGATCACGGCGGCCGACGCGCCGGACGACCCGCGCTCGGCCACCGCGGGCCCGGCTTACGGCTACGCACGGCTGTCGGCGCAGGCGGGTTACCTGCGGAAACTGGTGTCCACGCTGGCCGCCCAGGGCATCGCGGTGGAACAGATCCACCCGGAGTACGCGGCCGGGCAGTTCGAGGTCTCGGTGGCGGCGGGCGACCCGGTGCGCGCGGCCGACGTCGCGGTGCTGACGCGCGAGACGATCCGGACGGTCAGCGAGCAGTACGGGCTGCGGGCGTCGTTCACGCCGAAGTTCGCGCCGGACGGCGTCGGCAACGGCGGCCACGTCCACCTGAGCGTCTGGGACGGCGACCGCAACCTGTGCGCCGGCGGCGACCGGCGGTTCGGGCTCACGGAGACGGCGGAGGCGTTCGGCGCCGGGATCCTTTCGCGGCTGCCGGCGCTGCTGGCGATCGGTGCGCCGTCGGTGGTCAGCTACCTGCGGCTCGAGCCGCACCACTGGGCCGGGGTGTTCCGCGTGTGGGGACTGGAGAACCGCGAGGCGCCGCTGCGGCTGGTCCAGGGCCCGGCCGGGCAGCGCGACCGGGCGGCGAACTTCGAGGTCAAGTGCTTCGACCTGACGGCGAACCCGTACCTGGTGGTGGCGGCGCTGCTGTTCGCGGGCCTGGCCGGGGTGTCGGCCCGCGAGACGCTGCCCGAGCCGGTCGACGTCGACCCGGGCACGCTCCCCTCGGCGTCGCGGCTGCCGACGTCACTGGCCGAGGCGGTGGCGGCGTTCGAGGCGGATGCGGCGTTGACGTCGGCGTTCGGCCCGGAGCTGGCGACGACCCTGGTGGACGTCCGCCGCGGCGAGCTCGACCGGCTGGGTGCGCTGCCGCCGGACGAGCTGTGCGCCGTGATGCGGTACCTACATTAA
- a CDS encoding APC family permease: MSDTVETRPGLRRSLSVWQAVGLSVALMAPSMAANINPQQTAAAAGRAVPLAFLLAAVGVLLVAYGFVKLCQYYQHAGSVYAFVGATLGPRAGVVSGIGLLGTYTFYAVVTSSAAGTLGTAFLTQVGIWPSPPSWGPFVLTAVALIGAWLLAVLPARRGTSTLLAVEGATIAVILLVTVVILVRLLAGNAPGGARFSMAVFVPETGLSGVFLGAVFGFLSFAGFEAAATLGEETHDPKRNIPRAILGTAVFGGLYFVVVTAVEMMAFGSDATAFHDSPSLLGDLGGRYAGAWVGDVISVGAAISAFGCCLACVVGGSRLLYALGRDAGGGLGRTSSRGTPVAAVTAVTLAAALIIVVCAVFFGATASDTFAWSGSIGTLILLVIYLLTTAGAILLLFVKRRMRVPAWHLVFPIGALAVLGYTVYVNVVPYPTEGPARWFPVVAAAVLVLAVLAVLSAPRFARRVGERLTSVDGGA; this comes from the coding sequence GTGTCAGACACCGTCGAAACCCGTCCAGGTCTGCGCCGCTCCCTCTCCGTCTGGCAGGCCGTCGGCCTGTCCGTGGCGTTGATGGCCCCGAGCATGGCCGCCAACATCAACCCCCAGCAGACCGCGGCCGCCGCCGGGCGCGCCGTGCCGCTCGCCTTCCTGCTCGCCGCGGTCGGCGTTCTGCTGGTCGCGTACGGCTTCGTCAAGCTCTGCCAGTACTACCAGCACGCCGGTTCGGTGTACGCCTTCGTCGGCGCCACCCTCGGCCCGCGCGCGGGTGTCGTGTCCGGCATCGGGCTCCTCGGGACGTACACGTTCTACGCCGTCGTCACCAGCTCGGCCGCGGGCACGCTGGGCACGGCCTTCCTGACGCAGGTGGGAATCTGGCCGTCGCCGCCGTCCTGGGGCCCGTTCGTGCTGACGGCCGTCGCGCTGATCGGCGCGTGGCTGCTGGCGGTGCTGCCCGCCCGCCGCGGCACGAGCACCCTGCTCGCCGTCGAGGGCGCGACGATCGCGGTGATCCTGCTGGTCACCGTGGTGATCCTGGTTCGGCTGCTGGCCGGGAACGCCCCCGGCGGCGCCCGGTTCTCGATGGCCGTCTTCGTCCCGGAAACCGGGCTGTCCGGGGTGTTCCTCGGCGCGGTGTTCGGCTTCCTGTCCTTCGCCGGGTTCGAAGCCGCCGCGACGCTCGGCGAGGAAACCCACGACCCGAAGCGCAACATCCCGCGCGCGATCCTCGGCACGGCCGTCTTCGGCGGCCTCTACTTCGTGGTGGTGACGGCCGTGGAGATGATGGCGTTCGGCAGCGACGCGACCGCGTTCCACGACTCGCCGTCCCTGCTCGGCGACCTCGGCGGCCGGTACGCGGGCGCGTGGGTCGGCGACGTGATCAGCGTGGGCGCGGCGATCAGCGCGTTCGGCTGCTGCCTGGCCTGTGTCGTCGGCGGCTCGCGGCTGCTCTACGCCCTCGGCCGCGACGCGGGCGGCGGCCTCGGCCGGACGTCCTCGCGCGGAACGCCCGTGGCCGCGGTGACGGCCGTGACCCTCGCGGCGGCGCTGATCATCGTGGTGTGCGCGGTGTTCTTCGGCGCGACGGCGTCGGACACGTTCGCCTGGTCCGGCTCGATCGGCACGCTCATCCTGCTGGTCATCTACCTGCTCACCACGGCCGGCGCGATCCTGCTGCTGTTCGTGAAGCGCCGGATGCGCGTGCCGGCCTGGCACCTCGTCTTCCCGATCGGTGCGCTCGCCGTGCTCGGCTACACCGTGTACGTCAACGTCGTGCCGTACCCGACCGAGGGGCCGGCGCGGTGGTTCCCGGTGGTGGCCGCGGCCGTGCTGGTGCTCGCGGTGCTCGCCGTCCTGTCCGCACCGCGGTTCGCTCGTAGGGTGGGGGAGAGGCTGACGAGTGTGGACGGAGGCGCATGA